A part of Streptomyces sp. DSM 40750 genomic DNA contains:
- a CDS encoding cupin domain-containing protein: MRRVVTGHDENGRSVVVSDGPIPRSREFTSLPGWVSRLPWATEPGDNVSRTGEDPTAKVTSLLPAPGGTRFIILTLPPDTAMADPAFDPVAFDEEQRADSPGIADLMEPDGMHTTPTVDYGIVLQGEIVLELDDGRCTPLASGDIVIQNGTRHAWRNRSGRPVTMAFVLIGAESDG; encoded by the coding sequence ATGCGCAGAGTCGTCACCGGCCACGACGAGAACGGCAGATCGGTCGTCGTCAGCGACGGCCCGATCCCGCGCAGCCGGGAGTTCACCAGTCTGCCGGGCTGGGTGTCCCGTCTGCCGTGGGCGACCGAACCCGGCGACAACGTCAGCAGGACAGGGGAGGACCCTACGGCGAAGGTCACCAGCCTGCTCCCGGCACCCGGCGGCACCCGGTTCATCATCCTGACCTTGCCGCCGGACACCGCGATGGCCGACCCCGCCTTCGACCCGGTCGCCTTCGACGAGGAACAGCGGGCCGACTCGCCGGGTATCGCCGACCTCATGGAGCCCGACGGCATGCACACCACGCCGACCGTGGATTACGGCATCGTGCTGCAGGGCGAGATCGTCCTCGAACTCGACGACGGCCGGTGCACCCCACTGGCATCAGGGGACATCGTGATCCAGAACGGCACCCGCCATGCCTGGCGCAACCGCAGCGGCCGACCGGTCACCATGGCATTCGTCCTGATCGGAGCGGAATCCGACGGCTGA
- a CDS encoding C-terminal binding protein, giving the protein MKPLSCPGTVLLTDYAWPDDSVERSVIEQAGHILVTGPAEPASAEVIEELVAEHRPAGILTCWAPVSATAIDTSPELRIVARLGVGLDNIAVDAATERGVWVTNVPDYCVEEVSDHAVGMVLAWTRGLAVFDREVRAGRWDPASARLRRLSTLTCGIVGFGRIGRATARKLGAFGCRILAHDPHSPKCTPGVEMVGLEELLRGSDVVILHVPLTPRTHHIIGSEQLALMQPGGLLVNVSRGGLVDTDAVIKSLDSGHLDGAAFDVLETEPHVPAGLSAQPGALLTPHVAFSSDASVMELRRRAAEEVVRILAGENPVHGCNSPRGLPAGSGDQR; this is encoded by the coding sequence ATGAAACCACTGAGCTGCCCAGGCACCGTGCTGCTCACCGACTACGCCTGGCCCGACGACTCCGTCGAGCGATCGGTCATCGAGCAGGCGGGCCACATCCTGGTGACCGGCCCCGCCGAGCCCGCCTCCGCAGAGGTGATCGAGGAACTGGTCGCCGAGCACCGGCCCGCCGGGATCCTGACCTGCTGGGCGCCGGTCTCCGCCACCGCGATCGACACCTCGCCGGAGCTTCGCATCGTGGCCAGACTCGGGGTCGGCCTGGACAACATCGCTGTTGATGCCGCCACCGAGCGAGGCGTGTGGGTCACCAACGTGCCCGACTACTGCGTCGAGGAGGTCTCCGATCATGCCGTCGGCATGGTGCTGGCCTGGACGCGGGGCCTGGCCGTGTTCGACCGGGAGGTCCGCGCGGGCCGCTGGGACCCCGCGAGCGCGCGGCTGCGCCGGCTGTCGACGCTGACCTGCGGCATCGTTGGATTCGGGCGGATCGGACGCGCGACGGCGCGCAAGCTCGGCGCGTTCGGCTGCCGGATCCTGGCCCACGACCCGCACTCGCCGAAGTGCACCCCCGGTGTGGAGATGGTGGGCCTGGAGGAGCTCCTGCGCGGCAGTGACGTGGTGATCCTCCATGTGCCGCTGACCCCCCGCACGCACCACATCATCGGAAGCGAACAGCTGGCGCTGATGCAGCCGGGCGGCCTGCTCGTCAACGTCAGCCGGGGCGGCCTGGTCGACACCGACGCGGTGATCAAGTCCCTCGACAGCGGGCACCTGGACGGTGCCGCCTTCGACGTACTGGAGACCGAGCCGCATGTGCCCGCCGGCCTGTCGGCCCAGCCGGGGGCGCTGCTCACCCCGCACGTCGCCTTCTCCTCCGACGCGTCGGTCATGGAACTGCGCCGCCGAGCCGCTGAGGAAGTCGTACGGATCCTGGCCGGCGAGAACCCGGTCCACGGCTGCAACAGCCCCCGTGGCCTGCCCGCCGGATCGGGTGACCAGCGATGA
- a CDS encoding phosphotransferase family protein, with the protein MSSTSAQVGPGPLPDTALTDFLIEQRLAEPTEAAHWTPLAGGVSSDLWRVDLPGRSLCVKRALARLKVAADWQAPVSRNAYEWAWMRFADRHRPDSVPDLLAHDPEAGLFAMAYLPPERHPVWKAQLLDGEVRVATAAAVGELLGSLHAASAGDATLAEEFATDDNFHALRIEPYLLATAAAHPGLGDVLRGLADRTAATHLALVHGDVSPKNILVGPSGPVLLDAECAWYGDPAFDLAFCVNHLLLKSLAVPGRRAELLRSARILAQEYVRCVDWEPRPALAERAATLLPALLLARVDGKSPVEYLTDDRHRMLVRTVATALLRAPAPTVGDVLDTWEAALPAPTGPGSVRPD; encoded by the coding sequence ATGAGCTCGACCTCCGCACAGGTGGGCCCGGGCCCCCTGCCCGACACCGCGCTGACGGACTTCCTGATCGAGCAGCGGCTCGCGGAGCCGACTGAAGCCGCTCACTGGACTCCGCTGGCCGGCGGCGTCTCGTCGGACCTGTGGAGGGTGGACCTGCCCGGACGGTCCCTCTGCGTGAAGCGCGCCCTGGCCCGGCTGAAGGTCGCGGCCGACTGGCAGGCACCGGTGTCGCGCAACGCCTACGAATGGGCGTGGATGCGGTTCGCGGACCGGCACCGCCCGGACAGCGTGCCCGATCTGCTGGCCCACGACCCCGAAGCCGGCCTCTTCGCGATGGCGTACCTGCCCCCAGAGCGGCACCCGGTGTGGAAGGCACAGCTCCTGGACGGCGAGGTGCGGGTGGCGACCGCGGCGGCCGTCGGAGAACTGCTCGGCAGCCTGCACGCGGCGAGTGCGGGGGACGCCACCCTCGCCGAGGAGTTCGCCACCGACGACAACTTCCACGCGCTGCGCATCGAGCCGTACCTGCTGGCCACCGCCGCCGCACACCCCGGTCTGGGCGATGTCCTGCGGGGGCTGGCCGACCGCACGGCCGCCACCCACCTGGCCCTGGTCCATGGCGATGTCAGCCCCAAGAACATACTCGTCGGCCCGTCCGGGCCCGTGCTCCTGGACGCCGAGTGCGCCTGGTACGGAGACCCCGCCTTCGACCTGGCCTTCTGCGTCAACCATCTGCTTCTCAAGAGCCTGGCGGTACCAGGACGCCGCGCCGAACTCCTCCGATCGGCCCGCATCCTGGCGCAGGAGTACGTCCGGTGTGTCGACTGGGAGCCCCGGCCCGCTCTTGCGGAACGGGCCGCGACACTGCTGCCGGCGCTGCTGCTCGCGCGGGTGGACGGCAAGTCCCCGGTGGAGTACCTCACGGACGACCGGCACCGGATGCTCGTGCGCACCGTGGCAACGGCTTTGCTACGGGCCCCCGCACCCACGGTGGGCGATGTCCTGGACACCTGGGAAGCCGCTCTGCCGGCCCCGACCGGCCCCGGCAGTGTGCGGCCCGACTGA
- a CDS encoding CHAT domain-containing protein — protein sequence MVQVRLADAGDLHMTWTWARGAQGFGTGYAPGPDVNEVIRALATELPGGGTEGMRRSFESGALATYEEERRLSRMLAEVLWPPGLTDQIRQVSAHLGRPLMRLQPSPRVAQVPWELLAVDGDDSDVRLIDLVDIATTAPASLRRAGTTPTEQDPDSDAVVLVLDPRVPGFRADSPLGSVLGQPGSDPALLSLVQRRLDAGTVVPSVATPAEAFRRTDLDRDWLGEALRKGARRLMYVGHVSGAPVEGGQSEDVTLHLCCGPETTGMTEPVRTHRPLSAKDLLLGTLPLRADGVPGAQLWPAPPRVALIACESGGDLRFAESFGLATAMIHNGAQLVTATRWVLPTSFAFHRLAGLPESVRPLTEAVVAVDAAHEDHDPVRRLGAWQRQQLDQWRADGRIEHAPLLWAALTCIVR from the coding sequence GTGGTCCAGGTCCGCCTCGCCGACGCCGGTGACCTGCACATGACCTGGACGTGGGCCCGTGGGGCCCAGGGATTCGGCACCGGGTACGCCCCGGGGCCGGACGTAAACGAGGTCATCCGCGCGCTGGCCACCGAACTGCCGGGCGGCGGCACGGAAGGCATGCGACGCTCGTTCGAGTCCGGCGCGCTGGCCACGTACGAGGAAGAGCGCCGCCTCTCCCGCATGCTGGCCGAGGTGCTGTGGCCGCCGGGCCTGACCGACCAGATCCGCCAGGTATCCGCCCACCTGGGCCGTCCACTGATGCGACTCCAGCCGTCACCCCGGGTCGCCCAGGTCCCGTGGGAGCTGCTCGCCGTGGACGGTGACGACAGCGACGTACGGCTGATCGACCTCGTGGACATCGCCACCACGGCACCGGCATCGCTACGACGGGCAGGCACCACCCCGACCGAACAGGACCCGGACTCTGACGCCGTGGTTCTCGTCCTGGACCCCCGCGTCCCCGGCTTCCGCGCCGACTCCCCGCTCGGCTCGGTCCTGGGGCAGCCCGGCTCGGACCCGGCGCTGCTGTCCCTCGTACAGCGCAGGCTCGACGCGGGCACCGTCGTACCGTCCGTCGCCACCCCCGCCGAGGCCTTCCGCCGCACCGACCTCGACCGCGACTGGCTGGGCGAGGCGCTGCGCAAGGGTGCCCGTCGCCTGATGTACGTCGGTCACGTCAGCGGCGCCCCCGTCGAGGGCGGGCAGAGCGAGGACGTCACCCTCCACCTGTGCTGCGGCCCAGAGACCACGGGGATGACCGAACCGGTGCGCACCCACCGCCCGTTGTCCGCCAAGGACCTTCTCCTGGGCACCCTCCCGCTGCGCGCGGACGGCGTGCCGGGCGCTCAACTCTGGCCCGCACCGCCGCGCGTCGCGCTGATCGCCTGCGAGAGCGGCGGCGATCTCCGCTTCGCCGAGTCCTTCGGCCTGGCGACGGCGATGATCCACAACGGCGCCCAGCTGGTCACCGCCACCCGCTGGGTGCTCCCCACCAGCTTCGCCTTCCACCGCCTGGCCGGTCTGCCGGAGTCCGTACGGCCACTCACGGAGGCCGTGGTCGCCGTGGACGCGGCCCACGAGGACCACGACCCGGTCCGCCGTCTCGGCGCCTGGCAGCGACAGCAGCTCGACCAGTGGCGCGCCGACGGCCGGATCGAGCACGCACCCCTCCTCTGGGCGGCCCTGACCTGCATCGTCAGGTGA
- a CDS encoding DUF3592 domain-containing protein: MDLQKMLGLWWTVLAGLALVGYACVLAGLTRPQRAVWVTARVVEVDPPGHGESGKRGIPVTIVYQDPGTGREFRLRHENKRGDRVQVAWVGQEFPVRFPRRRPERFFLMLDSEGRTSGVGGPNCMVILLVLGLVVQSFFAWGWQWGLICVGGLLLLVVALSRDGEYARARAAQLAEGVTVQGRVVAVTRDVHSDGEGGERVSHASVVAFTTHEGVEVTALCAQGIRDIAESLGRDIPVRYAPDPSLLTADPDHERRERTSNIRFIATLLVTGIVAIGVGGYCLHHPWPFT; this comes from the coding sequence ATGGACCTGCAGAAGATGCTCGGGCTGTGGTGGACGGTGCTCGCGGGGCTGGCGTTGGTGGGTTATGCGTGTGTGCTGGCCGGGCTGACCCGGCCGCAGCGGGCGGTGTGGGTGACGGCTCGGGTCGTGGAGGTGGATCCGCCGGGACACGGTGAGTCGGGGAAGCGCGGGATACCGGTGACGATCGTGTACCAGGACCCCGGCACCGGGCGGGAGTTCAGGCTGCGGCACGAGAACAAGCGTGGCGACCGGGTGCAAGTGGCCTGGGTAGGGCAGGAGTTCCCGGTCCGGTTTCCGCGGCGGCGGCCGGAGCGGTTCTTTCTCATGCTGGACAGCGAGGGGCGGACCTCCGGGGTCGGCGGGCCGAACTGCATGGTGATCCTGCTGGTGTTGGGACTGGTCGTCCAGTCGTTCTTCGCGTGGGGCTGGCAGTGGGGGCTGATCTGCGTCGGTGGCCTGCTGCTCCTCGTCGTCGCGCTGAGCCGGGACGGCGAGTACGCCCGCGCCCGCGCCGCTCAACTGGCCGAGGGCGTCACCGTCCAGGGTCGCGTGGTCGCCGTCACCAGGGACGTCCATTCCGACGGCGAAGGCGGCGAGAGGGTCAGCCACGCTTCCGTCGTCGCCTTCACCACCCACGAGGGCGTCGAGGTCACCGCGCTGTGCGCGCAGGGCATCCGGGACATCGCCGAGTCCCTCGGCCGTGACATCCCCGTCCGTTACGCGCCCGACCCGTCCCTCCTGACCGCCGACCCCGACCACGAACGCCGTGAGCGCACGTCGAACATCAGGTTCATCGCCACCCTGCTGGTCACCGGGATCGTCGCGATCGGGGTGGGCGGTTACTGCCTCCACCACCCCTGGCCCTTCACCTGA